The genomic stretch CATGAGCCATGCGCCGAGCAAATTCCTGCCAAGCCGCCATTCGTTCGGCGGCAACAAGTTTCTGACGATTGTCATCAAGATCTACAATCATTTTTTTGAAAGACCAGGATAAATTATTGACTTCGTCGGTTCCCCGAATTTCAATTTCGCCGGGTATTTCCCCACTCGATAGTTTCCGGGATGCGTCAGCCAGACTTTCCAGAGGAATTGTAATTAAGGCCGATAACCGTCTCGAAATAAAATATGCGGCTCCGCCGACAATTATAAAAACAAAAAGCCCCCCGTAAATTATGAATTGTAAAAGGCCCGGCTGAATATTTCGATAATGACGACTTTCGCGAAGGCTCAATGTCGCCGCCTCAAAGCCTTCCAAATATTCCGTTCTCATTATAAAGCCACCAGCCATTTTAATATTCTCAATTTCTGAAGATGCCCCCAGGATAATATAATCGTCACCAATTTTTCGGATGAACTGATTTGAAATCTCCGTAAATTCGAATATCGAGTCCGGTAATTCGATAAACTCTTCAGATTTGACAACTACCGTTGTCTGCCCCGAATCAATAACCATCCAATCAAGTGAATTTGAAATTTCGCCGGTATGATTTTCAATGAGTAAGTTCGCGGCAATTAACTGTAGTTTTGATTCTACCAAACGCATCGAATTGATAGTTCGGTCGGGAGACAAATCTTCCATAATCTTATCTGAAGACTGAATCGTCAGATCAAGAAGATAATAGCCGACCAATACAATTATCAAAGACGGAACCAACGCGAATAGAATAAGATGACGGAATATTTTTGAGCGTAGATACATAAGACCTATATATTATGTCGTTTGCGATACAGGGCCAAAGCGTCCCGATGAGCCTGAAAGGCGATATTATCCGGAGTATTCTTGAAATCAAAATAGGCAGCCTCGCTGGCGTCATCGCCCGGAGTAAGCTTTCCTCCCACAACTTCGCCATAATAAAGTATTATTAAAACGGCGTGGGTGCGGGGATCGTCCATACCCATAAAGATATCAAACATAGATTGAATGGAAATATCAAGGCCGGTCTCTTCCTTAATTTCTCGAATAGCTGTTTGCTGCGGATGTTCATCCCATTCCATGAACCCGGCCGGGATGCACCAATCGCCCAACCCAGGGTTGATTGAGCGTTTCACCAGAAGAATAGCATTATCTTTGACGATTACAGCACCCGCGCCGGGTGCAGGATTTTGGTAGTAAATAAAACCGCATGATTTGCAATGAGGTCGAACCTTTTCTTCAATTTCCGATATTTCAAGTTCATGGCGACATCGCGGACAATATTGATATCCGCTATAGTCGTTACATTTCTGAAATTGTTTGCCGCTGATAAGATATTTGAGATCGCTGTCATTCATTGACGT from Candidatus Zixiibacteriota bacterium encodes the following:
- a CDS encoding ATP-binding protein; this encodes MYLRSKIFRHLILFALVPSLIIVLVGYYLLDLTIQSSDKIMEDLSPDRTINSMRLVESKLQLIAANLLIENHTGEISNSLDWMVIDSGQTTVVVKSEEFIELPDSIFEFTEISNQFIRKIGDDYIILGASSEIENIKMAGGFIMRTEYLEGFEAATLSLRESRHYRNIQPGLLQFIIYGGLFVFIIVGGAAYFISRRLSALITIPLESLADASRKLSSGEIPGEIEIRGTDEVNNLSWSFKKMIVDLDDNRQKLVAAERMAAWQEFARRMAHELKNPLTPISISLFRLKNKLKDKPEFQDYADSLEAISSEISHLERMANDYSSLAKMPEIDFQVTNFNQLCREVVNLYTGQLESFQFEFKSGAENYYIKGDADRLREVMVNIIKNALEFCAPNGVIIISNGVSGGQIYFEVVNEAVDIDVRDLKSATMPYFTTRPNGTGLGLTIAEKIIIEHGGRFTIRLNDGQTIARFEIPRHVERNEGHDINH
- a CDS encoding NUDIX hydrolase, producing the protein MNDSDLKYLISGKQFQKCNDYSGYQYCPRCRHELEISEIEEKVRPHCKSCGFIYYQNPAPGAGAVIVKDNAILLVKRSINPGLGDWCIPAGFMEWDEHPQQTAIREIKEETGLDISIQSMFDIFMGMDDPRTHAVLIILYYGEVVGGKLTPGDDASEAAYFDFKNTPDNIAFQAHRDALALYRKRHNI